From one Nilaparvata lugens isolate BPH chromosome 2, ASM1435652v1, whole genome shotgun sequence genomic stretch:
- the LOC120349575 gene encoding uncharacterized protein LOC120349575, with protein MICLQKLPNAVRAKFENSLGPDDLPAFDHLMKFISNQEKSLEVTAINEVSEQLSSASYTAIPTAKVKTEDHSQVVKPQFTENKSGSNLCVLCNIPHPLYKCERFRKEPINKRMDIVKQNRRCFGCLGSHLKAKCNSLSSCRACKSIHHHTLLCKNNESSQSFLIAERRPDRYPSGSHNRPTISSYQPASTSGGASCRSPPPGFEPMSTQRFTDDIHSSQYVSNSCCTDSRIPQNTASPSRSSSSPFGTAPVTNISTPTRSSSTGMPDTFSGCAQVKAVHASALPGTAIVAVVDQYNRSQLLRAVLDCGSMRSIITTRAAQQLGITIMPARIQINGISEQATAVKGTTHLTLLSRPQFNTFLQTEALVLEQIAGDLPAFPISSELKTSLSHLDLADPGFDQPNRIDLLIGADIYPNVFVSSANAIIPGNPAAFATIFGYVLSGKLNIEDSPAPLHQMQLICTMFAREEPLAEVMNKFWETEDVQINAKLLSPEDELCEQLYESTTYRNDEGRYVVALPFKPSAPVLVSNRKQAYRSHLGLLKRLENSSELKKKYDNFMTEYHELGHLELAKSASDYVIPHHAVFKNKDPTQKIRVVFNASSKDTNGHSLNENLLPGPKLQSNIIQVLTKFRTYKYIVLSDCKQMYRQILLRPEDCRHQHVFWKPNYHEPAKEFELKTVTYGLTSSAYLAQRTLQQLVKDEGEAFPLASKVLTSQTYVDDLLGGSNNFSEAQTLISELIELLSLGSFELRKWNSNTPELIANLPAEFLENQDCMFDDNATAKVLGIVYSPLADNFRYFISPFNGQITKRTVLSFIARVYDPLGWLTPLIMLFKLFMRTLWSQQLAWDTEVPASLRAHWELITAEISRLDNVVIPRLLACNRSTTRLLGFADASEKGFAACIYIHEETENRYVNCRLIAAKSHVAPLKTMTIPRLELMGCLLLARLLSAILPTLSEYDLQEIRLYTDSKTALDWINTPTYKLQIFVANRVQQITQLTKLESWHHVTSANNCADIASRGLTPAEIVSCHDWWHTTNAFRCLATDFPVSNHLVSNIVPEMKTNPLYILATVEEPIENRLYTAIERVSKFGKLCRIFVYILRFVNRIKPARYEYRCKIVKQIETCETPASIDTTACEAEIARKLIVHVVQRDKFQKEITELKAGKCPKHLLTLQPYIDDYDLIRLSGRLEHAPISSEARNPLLLPKNEHVSSLIIRHIHLQNCHAGPRTTQAAVCQQYWIISARNQVRRIIHQCVICNRFCRTNLQQRMAPLPAERVTANRPFNLTGLDFAGPFSCKTSLLKRTQTTKGYLCIFVCLTTKATHLEFLSSMSVNNFIAALHRFIARRGAPHTLFSDNAKTFTSAARKMYELEKLLKTMPSEVKCFLSNYGINWKFIPPYAPHQGGIWEAAVKSAKTLLHRCIGDTALTYEEYDTIFVRIESILNSRPLTELSSEPAEAASVLTPGHFLIGRPLTAPPQPIETKELLVARRWRLTNQMTQYFWNRWSKEYLCTLINRTKWKTAERNLQLNDLVIIKSVNTSPLSWPLGRIIALHPGKDGLVRVVTIKCASGNIVRDIRKVHRII; from the coding sequence ATGATTTGCCTTCAGAAATTGCCTAACGCTGTAAGAGCCAAATTTGAGAATTCTTTGGGCCCTGACGACTTACCTGCTTTTGACCACCTGATGAAATTCATTTCCAACCAAGAAAAATCGCTGGAGGTAACCGCCATCAATGAGGTGAGCGAACAGTTATCTAGTGCTAGTTACACCGCTATACCAACCGCAAAAGTGAAGACTGAAGATCATTCACAAGTAGTAAAACCGCAATTTACTGAAAACAAAAGTGGCAGCAATCTGTGTGTACTATGCAACATTCCTCATCCATTGTACAAATGTGAGCGCTTTAGGAAGGAACCTATCAACAAACGAATGGATATTGTCAAGCAAAACCGCAGATGCTTCGGATGCCTCGGGTCCCACCTCAAAGCCAAATGCAATTCACTGTCCTCTTGTCGTGCATGTAAATCAATCCATCACCATACCCTGCTATGCAAAAATAATGAGAGTTCACAATCCTTTTTAATTGCTGAACGCCGACCAGATCGCTACCCTTCTGGCTCTCATAATAGGCCTACCATATCTAGTTACCAACCAGCTTCCACCTCTGGAGGTGCTAGCTGTCGCTCCCCGCCACCAGGATTTGAACCAATGTCAACACAGCGGTTTACCGATGACATACACTCATCACAATATGTAAGTAATTCATGTTGTACCGATTCGAGAATCCCGCAAAACACGGCCAGTCCCTCACGGTCTTCTTCGTCACCTTTTGGCACAGCGCCTGTGACCAATATCTCAACCCCAACCCGCAGTTCATCCACCGGCATGCCGGACACCTTCAGTGGCTGTGCACAAGTGAAAGCTGTACACGCTTCTGCTTTACCGGGCACCGCTATCGTTGCCGTTGTTGATCAATACAACCGATCACAATTACTACGTGCTGTATTGGATTGTGGCTCCATGAGATCGATTATCACTACCCGAGCTGCCCAGCAACTTGGTATCACCATCATGCCCGCACGCATTCAGATTAATGGTATCTCTGAACAAGCGACCGCTGTAAAAGGTACCACTCATTTGACACTGCTATCTCGACCGCAGTTTAACACCTTTCTCCAAACTGAAGCCCTTGTCTTAGAGCAAATAGCTGGTGACCTACCCGCTTTTCCAATCAGCAGTGAGCTCAAAACCTCACTTTCACATTTGGATCTCGCTGACCCTGGTTTTGACCAACCCAATAGGATAGACCTCTTGATTGGAGCTGACATTTATCCTAATGTATTTGTTTCTTCCGCCAATGCTATTATACCAGGAAATCCCGCTGCCTTCGCCACTATATTTGGCTATGTTCTGAGTGGAAAGCTAAATATTGAGGACTCGCCTGCTCCGCTTCATCAGATGCAACTTATCTGCACCATGTTTGCCCGCGAAGAACCGCTTGCTGAGGTCATGAACAAGTTTTGGGAGACTGAAGATGTCCAAATAAATGCGAAACTCTTATCACCTGAAGATGAACTCTGTGAACAGCTCTATGAGTCCACTACCTACCGCAATGATGAAGGCAGATATGTAGTCGCACTCCCCTTCAAGCCTAGCGCGCCTGTTCTTGTTTCAAACCGCAAGCAAGCTTATCGAAGTCACCTTGGATTATTAAAACGCTTGGAAAATTCTTCGGAACTAAAGAAGAAATACGACAACTTCATGACAGAATATCATGAGCTTGGCCATTTGGAACTTGCCAAATCCGCTTCTGACTATGTGATTCCACACcatgcagtttttaaaaataaggacCCCACTCAGAAAATCAGGGTGGTGTTTAATGCTTCCAGCAAGGATACCAATGGGCATTCACTAAATGAGAATTTGTTACCAGGGCCAAAACTGCAGtccaatattattcaagtattgACCAAATTCCGCACTTACAAGTACATTGTCCTTTCTGATTGCAAGCAGATGTATCGCCAGATTTTGTTAAGGCCTGAAGACTGCCGTCACCAACATGTTTTTTGGAAACCTAATTATCATGAACCTGCAAAAGAATTTGAACTTAAAACCGTAACCTATGGGCTTACTTCCAGTGCTTATTTAGCGCAACGCACATTGCAACAACTTGTCAAGGATGAAGGAGAAGCATTCCCTCTGGCAAGTAAAGTTTTAACAAGTCAAACTTATGTTGATGACCTGCTGGGAGGaagtaacaatttttctgaagCACAAACGCTTATTTCTGAACTGATTGAGTTATTGTCGCTTGGCTCCTTTGAACTTCGGAAATGGAACTCTAATACTCCTGAATTGATCGCTAACTTGCCTGCagaatttttggaaaatcaagATTGTATGTTTGATGACAACGCTACTGCAAAAGTTCTTGGAATTGTCTACAGCCCGCTCGCGGACAACTTTCGCTATTTCATTTCTCCTTTTAATGGGCAAATCACTAAAAGAACCGTTCTATCATTCATCGCTCGAGTCTACGACCCCCTTGGGTGGCTCACTCCTCTCATAATGCTGTTCAAGCTATTCATGCGCACGCTGTGGTCTCAGCAATTAGCTTGGGACACTGAGGTTCCAGCCTCACTTCGAGCTCATTGGGAGCTGATTACCGCTGAAATTTCCCGTTTGGACAATGTTGTAATCCCGCGTTTACTCGCCTGTAACCGCTCTACTACCCGGCTGCTTGGATTCGCCGATGCCTCCGAAAAGGGGTTTGCTGCTTGTATATATATTCATGAAGAGACTGAAAATAGATATGTTAACTGCCGTCTCATAGCCGCCAAAAGTCATGTCGCCCCGCTGAAAACTATGACAATTCCACGCCTGGAATTGATGGGTTGTTTGCTGCTTGCTCGTTTACTATCCGCCATCTTACCTACGCTGTCCGAATATGATTTACAAGAAATTCGACTCTACACCGATTCCAAGACTGCCTTGGATTGGATCAACACACCCACATACAAATTGCAGATTTTTGTTGCCAACAGAGTACAGCAAATTACTCAGTTAACAAAACTTGAGTCATGGCATCACGTTACTTCTGCTAACAACTGTGCAGATATTGCTTCGAGAGGCTTGACTCCCGCTGAAATCGTCTCCTGCCATGATTGGTGGCACACTACCAATGCGTTTCGTTGTCTCGCCACTGACTTTCCCGTGTCCAATCATCTTGTTTCCAACATTGTACCTGAGATGAAAACTAACCCGCTGTACATTCTCGCTACTGTTGAAGAACCAATTGAGAATCGTTTGTATACCGCTATAGAACGTGTATCCAAATTTGGAAAGCTATGTCGTATTTTTGTCTACATACTAAGATTTGTCAACCGCATCAAACCAGCCCGTTATGAATATCGCTGCAAAATAGTCAAACAGATTGAAACCTGTGAAACGCCTGCCTCAATTGACACCACCGCCTGTGAAGCTGAAATAGCTAGAAAACTCATTGTTCATGTTGTGCAACGGGATAAATTTCAGAAGGAAATAACAGAGTTGAAAGCTGGAAAATGTCCTAAGCATCTACTAACGTTGCAACCGTACATTGATGATTACGATTTGATACGCTTATCTGGTCGTCTTGAGCACGCTCCGATTTCTAGTGAAGCTAGAAATCCATTATTGCTGCCGAAAAATGAGCATGTATCCTCACTCATCATTCGACACATACATCTTCAAAATTGTCATGCCGGTCCCCGCACCACACAAGCAGCTGTTTGCCAACAGTATTGGATAATCTCTGCCCGCAATCAAGTTCGCCGCATAATACATCAATGTGTCATTTGTAACCGCTTTTGCCGCACCAACCTACAGCAACGTATGGCCCCGCTACCTGCTGAACGAGTCACCGCCAATAGACCATTCAATTTAACTGGCTTGGACTTTGCTGGTCCTTTCTCATGCAAAACATCTTTATTGAAACGCACACAAACAACAAAAGGTTATCTGTGCATATTTGTATGTTTGACCACCAAAGCTACTCATCTAGAGTTCCTGTCCTCGATGTCTGTCAACAACTTCATCGCCGCTCTACACCGATTTATTGCCCGCAGAGGTGCGCCGCACACTCTGTTTTCAGACAACGCTAAGACTTTCACATCCGCCGCAAGAAAAATGTATGAGTTAGAAAAACTCTTGAAGACGATGCCCTCTGAAGTGAAGTGCTTTCTGTCTAACTACGGCATAAACTGGAAGTTCATTCCCCCTTATGCTCCGCATCAAGGAGGCATATGGGAAGCCGCCGTCAAATCCGCCAAAACACTGCTACACCGCTGTATTGGGGACACAGCTCTTACATACGAAGAGTATGACACCATTTTCGTTAgaattgaaagtattctaaataGTCGACCGCTTACAGAATTGTCCTCTGAACCTGCTGAAGCTGCCTCCGTGCTCACTCCCGGGCACTTCCTAATTGGTAGACCTCTTACCGCACCACCGCAACCCATAGAGACGAAGGAACTATTGGTCGCACGCCGCTGGAGACTTACAAACCAAATGACCCAATATTTCTGGAATCGCTGGTCCAAGGAGTACCTATGCACCTTGATCAATCGCACAAAATGGAAAACCGCTGAAAGAAACTTGCAACTTAACGATTTGGTCATAATCAAATCTGTCAACACCTCTCCTCTCAGCTGGCCGTTAGGCAGGATTATTGCGCTACACCCTGGTAAAGATGGACTAGTACGTGTAGTCACTATCAAATGCGCATCTGGGAACATTGTTCGAGACATACGCAAAGTTCACCGCATCATTTGA